The Corallococcus silvisoli genome contains the following window.
TCGCGGCGTCCTGCATGGGTTCGGTGTGGACCTTCACCATCACCGACCGGTCCAGGAGCAGCCGCTTGAGGCGGTCCGCCTGACTGAGCGTCCCGCACGCCACCGCGCACGCCACGCCCGTGTCGCGCCAGCGCTGGAGCCGCTCCACCAGCGGGGTGAGGGCGCCCTCCTCGCCGTGGTGCGCGAGGATGGCCTCGCGCAGGTCCTGCGTCGTGCCGAAGTTGAAGGCCACGGGCACTTCCGACTGCGTGAGCGACAGCCCCCCGCCCTCCACCACGCGCAGGGCCTGGAGCTTCGCGGCCACGCCCTCGCGCGTGAGGAAGTGGTGCTCCGGCGGATAGGTGAGGTCCTGCCGCGCGTCCGCCTCCTCCACGCCCTTCGCCAGCTCCGCCCACAGCTCGTCCTGGGCGCGGTCCAGGGCCACCGGATCATCCAGGTAGACGACGGGCTCCGGGGCCCACGCGCGCAGGTAGTCGAACACCGTGGCCAGTCCGCCGTCGAAGAAGCCGGGCAGCAGGCCCTCCAGGCCGAAGCCGGGCAGGCCCTCGCGCAGCGCGTCCAGCCGCTCGCGCAGCTTGATGGTGGGCAGGTTGATGCGGTCGGCCACCGCGCGGGCGGCGGCCTCGGCGCGCGGGCGCGTGTCGTCGGTGAGCAGCAGCTCGCGCGCGGGCACCAGGTCCACGGACTTGAGCGCGTCCACCGTGCGCTGGGACTCCGGGTCGAAGACGCGGATGGATTCGATGGTGTCCCCGAAGAACTCCAGGCGCACCGGCCGCTCGTACAGTGGACTGAAGACGTCCAGGAGGCCGCCGCGCACGCTGAAGGTGCCCTTGTCCTCCACCAGCGGGCTGTTCTGGTAGCCCATCAGCGAAAGCTTCCGCGCCAGCGAGTCGCGGTCGAAGTCCTGGCCCACCTCCACGCGCTGGGCCAGTCCCTCCATCACCGCCAGCGGCAGCACGCGGCGGTGCAGCGCGCGCAGGGACAGCACCAGCGCGGGGAACGGCGTGCCGCGCGCCAGGTGGAACAGCGCGCCCAGCCGCTCGGTGATGGGGCCCGCTTCGGGCGACAGCTCATCGTAGGGCAGCACCTCGTCCGCGGGCAGGCGCAGCACCCGGGGCTCCAGCAGGCTGCCGGTGCCGCCCAGGAAGAAGGCCAGGTCGTGCGCGAGCGCGTCCGCCGCCTCCTCATCCGCGGCCACGCACACCAGGGGCACGCGAAGCTCGCGGTGCAGGCGGGCGAGCAGATGCCCGCGCGCCGCGCCCTTCACGCCTTGCGTCCGCGTGCGATGCCCGGCGCGCAGCGAGGCCAGCAGCCGGGCGAGGACATCACCCGGGGAGGAAGGGGGACTGCCCGGCCAGGACGCGCCGGAGGACTTCGGGGGAGAAGAGGTATCCATTCGAGGGCCCGGGTGGGGCCCTCGGCTAATTAGGGTGCGCCCTGTCTCAAAGCAACGCCGGATGCGGGCCCTGTCGGGTGTTCCGGAACAACGGGACGCTCGCTGGGCGGGGAGACTCACGCGCGCCCGGGGCCAGGGAGGCCCACGGGCGTTCGCGTCTGGACATCAGGGCTTCGTGCAGGCCTGCGCCAGCCGCGTGTCCTTCCGGCTGGCGTCGGTGGTGGTCGCGGCCAGCGAGTCGCAGTCCAGCACATTGGACAGGCCCGTCAGCGGCTCCACCATCAGCACGCTCTTGGCGCGGTTCGAGGTGAACCGGAAGAGGATGGAGTTGTCCGCGGGGGCCGCCGCCGCCACGACCGCGGGCTGGCCGAGCGAGCCCCGCAGGCAGTCCATCTTGTTGAACGCCGGCCGGCCGGAGCCCGGCAGGAAGCAGAGGCCGTTCATGTCCGTGGCGCTCATGGTGGGCGGGATGATGATGTCCGGTCCCGTCTCACTGCAGCACGCGGGCGTGGTGCGGCACGTCTTGTTCACGCAGGCCGCGCTGGGGCACCTATCCACGCCCCAGTCATTATCCGGGGCGCTGAGGTCGTCTCCGCACCTCAGACGCTCCCAGCGGGCCACGGTGTGCTGTGCTCCGTCCGGCTGGAGGATGTTGTTCTCCACGACGAAGCGCACCGGCTGGTTGGTGCTGATGGCCAGCTGGCGTGCACGCATCGAGGACGACCACAGCTCGCGCGTGGCGGAGGTCTCTCGCTGCCCGCCAATGCGGCCCTGCATCCCCACCACCGCCAGGGAGACCATGATGCCCACCACCGCCACGGCGGTCATCATCTCCAACAGCGTCATGCCACGGGTGCGCTTCATCACGTCCCTCCCGCCGGATCCGCTGGCGGCCGACTCAGGCCCACCGTCATGTTGCGCGCCGTGACAATGAAGGTGTAGCGACGCCGTGTGTAGCCGTCCTTCGCGAGGCCCTCCTCATCCTGCCCTGACATGTCCGCGTCCCGGTTGGTTCGGCGGGTGCGGATGACCAGGGTCACCTCCAGCTCGCGCACCCGCTGCCGCAGGCGCCGGATGATCTCCGCCTTCACGTCGGGGTACGTGGACACGGCCGGGAGGGGAGCCCCCGTGGGCGACAACACGTCCGTCCTGCAGAAGTTACCGAGGTCGTACATCGCCTTGTCACACTCGGAGATGGCCGGAAAGGTCACGCCAGCGTTGACGCCGGGGTACCAATTCAGCACGTTCTGGTCGCTGCCGAGGTTGACGACCCCTTCGCGCACGGTCAGCTGCTCCACGTCGCGGCTCAACACGGACCAGTTCGCATCGCTCGGCGCCCGGACCTCCAGCGTGGGAATGCCCCCCCTCCAGTTCACCCGGTAGGCCGCGCCGCCCAAGCGCAGGGCCAGCCAGTTCTCCACGGTTCCCGCGGCCTTCTGCCACTGAGCGGCGTTGTTGCACGTCGGGGACGGCGCGTTCGCCCCGCCGTTGTTGACGGTGATGGAGGAAAGAGTGCCTGCCGCCCCGGGGTTGATGCCGATGATGCTGACGGGGCATGCGAGCTTGTTCCCGCCGCTGACCAGGATGGCGGTGGCCGGGCCCGTGGGGGTGACCATGGCCGTGGAGGCCTGCGGCTTCGCGCAGAAGCGGGTGGTGTTGGCGGTGTCGCGGACGCTCGTCCCGTCACACTCCGCCAGGGTCACCATGCCATTCGTATCCCCCCAGTAGAGCTGGAGGGCGTCCGAGACCGGAAACCCGGCGGGCGGGGGCTCGAAGGTCGGATCCGCGCCCAGCGTGGTCCCGGCCCCCGTCTTCAGGTCCGGCTTGCGCCACACGGTGATGGCCGAGCGAACGTCATCGTCCTTGAAGGAGATGTGCGTGTTGCCCATGCCCATCCCCGCGCGGGACAGGTCCATGGTGAGCATCTCCTTCACGGCCCGCCCCGTGACCTGCGCGGTCATCGTCTGTTCCTCGAACAGGGCGCGCTTCTGCATCTGGGTGCCCACCACCAGACCCGTGGCGATCACGACGACCCCCAGGGAGCTGGCGATCATCACTTCGAGGAGCGTGAAGCCCCGTTCGTGCATGGAGGATGGTTTCATGGTGCCAATCGGGTCTGGAGAACCACCATCTGCCGGTCCGCGCGGACGCCGACCTCATCCCAGCTCACGGACACGCGCACGTTCACGAGGGTGCCCGGCGTGCCTCCCACCAGGTTGCGGGTAATGGCCGGCTGTCCCGCCATGCCCCCCTCGATGCTGCCGGGGATCCTGGAGTTGTCCACGTCGATGACCACCGTGTACCTGCGCGCAACGACCTTGGGATCCGCCGGGGGCACGGTCCTCTGGAACCCCTCCGCCGTCTGATACACGTCGAAGGTCCGGCTCTGCACGACATTGCAGTTCACGGAGCCCTGGCAGCCTGTCTGGAGGATGTCCTCCAGGGTCTGCTCCGCGATGATCTGCGCCTGGTTCGCGGTCAGGGTGCGGCGGTTGGAGCGGGTCGTCTGGCTCACCACGGTCATCGCCGCCGCCACGCCCACGAGCATGACGGCCATGGTGGCCATGACTTCCAGCAGGGTGACACCGCGTGAGGCGCGCTGCTTCATTGCGGCAGTCTCCCGTCGGGCAGCGGCTCCCACAACATGATCTGCGAGGTGGGCATTCCGTTCGCGCCTGCCTTGTTGTTCCACTTCTTCCCGCCCTTGACCTTCATCTTGCCCGTCGCGGTGAGCACGAAGAGGTGCTCGTCGTGAACCACCGGCGCGGAGATGGCATGGCCCTCCAGTTCGGTGGAGGTCATCGTGCCCGAGAGCTGGTTGGCCATGTAGGACTTGCCGTTCGCGTCGGCGTCCAGGTTGCAGATGTCCGCCGCCTGGCCCACCGCGGTCGCGGCATAGACGCTGTTCGAGCTGAGCGCCACGCCGCCCCACAGCTTCTGGCCCGGGGCCAGCTTCTCCACCCACAGGGGCTTGAGCTCCGCGCACCCCTTGGTCCCGCTGGGGTCCGTGTCCTCGAACGCCAGCAGGTGGTACTGGTACGTGGGGGGGCCGTTGGGGTTCGGCTCCTTGTAGCCGTCCGTGTACTTGTCCGGGCTGTCGCTCGTCCCGAAGAAGAAGCGCACCGCGGGGCCCGCGTCCGTGGTGACGAGCTTCACCGCCATGTTGGAGTAGAGCTGCTGCAGCTCCAGCTCCGTCTGGTTGGCGTTCGGGTTGTTCTTCAGCGCGGACGCCGCGTGGGCGACCATGCACTTCTTCACCTGGCTGCCCAGCTTCCGGCTGGTGCTCACGTCCTTGAGGTTGACGCGCCAGACGCTGCCGGCCGTGGTGGGCACGTACATGACGTCATAGGAGCCGTCCTGGTCCAGGTCCAGCATCGCGGTCTCCGCCGCGATGCCCGAGCCCTGCTCGAAGGTGATGACGCCCGCGTTCTTGGCGGTGCCGTACTGCATCGGCTTGCCCGTCTTCATGTCGAGGATGAACACCGCGCCCGCGCGCTTGGTCGCCGGCTCGTAGTCGGTGCCCACCACCGCCGCCCAGCGCCGGTCCTTGTCAGCCGCGGAGCCCCAGGAGATGCGGGCGATGGAGGGGGCGTGCCGCGAGCCGGTGTTGTCCGGCATCAGCACGGCGGGGTCCGCCGTCTGCGCGGAGGAGAACGCGGTCGTCACGTCCACGTCCGCGAGGCTGAACTCCCACAGCGGGAGCGGGTACCAGGAGTTGGTCGGGTCGGTGATGTCGAGCGAGAAGACCACGGGGTTGGCCTTGCCCGTCGCGGAGACGAGCACCGTCTTGGCGCCCTTCTGCTTCTCCGCCGTCGACGCCGGCTTCCAGGTGTACTTGATGCTGTCGGCCCAGTCGTTCCGGTCACCCAGGTCCACGTTGGCGATGCTGGGGGACGCGTCCATCTGGGGCCGCACGAGCGTGCCGGAGTTGCGGAAGCGCACGTACTGGTTGCGGTACTGGCTCAGCATCATGTTGGGCATGTACGCGAACGCCTCGTTGCCGGTGCCGTACTTGCGCTGGGCCGGCGTGGAGGGGGCCGGGCAGTTCTCCGGCACGAAGTAGCCGCGGTACTGGTCGTTCGGGCGGCAGCCGTCTTTCAGGGCGTTGCGGAAGTCGCCCGTGTCGAAGGAGTGGAGCACGCCGCTCATCGTGCCCACGAAGGCCCGGGTGCTCCGGGTCTCCAGGGGCTTCATGAAGTTGTTGAGGTAGTCCGTCCGCTCGGCGGCCTTCGCGTTCTGGTACCAGTTGTCCTGGTACGGGGGCACCGCCACCGCCACGGTGGAGAGGTTGATGCCGCCCATGGGCCAGGGCCGGATCTTGTTGGTGCCGGAGGCCTTGGGGTTCTCGTAGCCGTACAGCCAGTCGATGAGGAACTGCCGGTCGCTGTAGGGGGCTGGATCCGCGGCCGCGGTCACCGTGCAGACGCCGTCGTGATTCATGTCGTACAGATAGCGGCCATCAATCTCGCTGTAGGTGTTGCAGTAGGAGGCGGGAAGCAGCGTGCCGCCCACTTCGGCCACGTCCTTGACCTCCTTGCGAACCCCCGCGTCGTTCATCGTGTAGAGCTTGCGGTTGAGCGGGTTGGAGGCGGCCAGCGACAGGGCCATCACGCGCCCGGCCTCCCAGCGCTGCTTCGGGGCCGTCTCATCGGGCTTCTCCGGGTCGTAGAGCGACTGGAGGTACATCCGACCGCGGATGGTGAAGTCCTTGGCGCCGTCATAGCCGCGGATGCCCGCCGCGGGCAGGCTGCCCTCGGCGTTCCAGTTCACGCCCCAGTTCTGACCCGGCGTCTCGTTCACGCCCCAGACGGCGACGTTGCCCAGCGTGCTGGGGCTGGAGCGCGCGTAGGCGCCGGAGCGCACCGCCTGATAGCCGATGTCCACGTCGTCGATGATGGGACGGCACAGCTCGCTGGGGCTGCTGATGTCCACCTTCCAGCACAGCTGCGAGCCGGTGAGGCCCAGCGCCAGGATGTCGATCTCCACCTCCTGGTCGGGGTACGGCGGCGTGTTGTTCAGGGGCACCGGGACCCAGCCGGGGGATTCGTTCTTCTGGTACTTGCCGTTGGCGTCCAGCACGCGGCAGTCCACGGCGATGGAATAGGTGATGGTGGGCTTCACGCTGCCGGCCGTGCACGCGCCGGGGATCTCCTCCGTCCAGCAAGGAGCCTTCGTGCAGCCCGCGCGGATGTTGCTGGGAGGGGGTCCCGGGGTCGCGTAGGGCGCGACGTCGTCCTGGCGGCGGAAGCGGACCTTGGTGATGGTGAAGTTCGGGCCCAGCGCGTCGCCCACGTCGCTCATGACGTCCGAGGACACGGTGGTGGACTTGGCGCCACCGCCGTTCTCCTTGTTGATCATGAACACGATGTCGTTGAAGTCGCGGTCACCGCCGCCGTTGAGGTCCTCGAAGCCGAGGATCCACCGGAAGGGGTCCGTGGTGGGTGCGCCCACGATGACGTGGGGCATGTAGTTCATCCGGTCCACTTCCGGCTTCAGGTTCCCCGGCTCCGTGCCGGGGCGCATGATGGTCACGCCCTCCTTGGGCATCTTGAGGTTCTTGTACGCGACCGTATCCAGGCGGTTGAGCGTGTCCTGCTCCAGCCAGCCGCAGGCCTTCTTCGTGGTGCCCGTGATGAGGCAGGCGGACGCGTCCGTCGGGGAGTTGCAGCTCTCGGAGTAGCTGCAGCCGATGTTGCGCTCCGCCACCTTGTTGTCCGCGGGCGCCTTGAAGTTCTGGTCCAGGTTCCAGGTGGCCTTGGAGAAGAACACGGAGATGGACGTCTGCAGGTGCAGCAGGCACTTGCCGTCCTCGGCGGGGTCACCCGTGTAGGGCTTGCGCTTGAGGCAGGGGGCGACCGTGTCGTTGTCCGTGTTGTGGCGGGCGTCGTAGTACACGACGGCGAAGAAGACGATCTCCTTGCCTCCCTGGACCAGGCCCAGGTTGACCCGGCGGTCTCCCGTGTTGATCTGCTGGTAGTTCGTGTACTCGGGATCCGAGGGCGGGGGCTGCGGGAGCTTGATGCCGCGGAAGTCGTACTGGGAGACGTTGTAGTCCGGGATGCCGTCGTACGTGTCCATGACGTCCGCGACGGGGCCCAGGTTGCGGTGGACGGTCTTGTCGCTGTCGTCATCCACCAGCAGGAAGACCATTCTTCCCAGGCCCAGGTTGTTGTTCTCGGGCGCAGCCGGCTCCAGCAGGTTGGGGATGTGCGGGAACAGGCCCTTGTCGGACGCGTCGTCGTCCGTGAGGTTGGAGGGGTCGCCGTTGCCCTTGACGGGCATCGTCGCGCCCACCCAGTCCACCGCGATGTTGTAGAAGCTGGAGTCCGCCCGGCCCGGGCGCGCGTCCGTGACGTCGGGCTTGGCCACGTAGGTCTTGGCGCAGTTGGCTCGCAGCGCCAGCTCGGGCTCGTAGTACTTCTTGCCTCCGGACGTGAAGGTCTGGCTGCAGCGCCGCGACAGGCCCACGTACTTGACGGGCAGGACGGTGTCGTCGTCCGGCGTCATGTTGTAGATGGCTTCGTGCAGGTCGAGGATGCCGTTGTTGTTCTTGTCGACCAGGTTGCCGTTGGCGTCCGCGTAGCCGCGGGCCTTCACGTCATCCATGTACATGTAGCCGAGCGAGTGGGACGCGCCGGCGGACTCGTACACGTAGTCGATGGTGACGGTCTGGTCGAACGGGAAGGTGATGTTCTCCGAGTCCAGCTTCTTGAGGTTGGTGTTGAGCTGGAGGCGGCCGTCATCGCGCAGGATGATGGTGTTGTTGGCGACGGTGAGGCCGTCCGGGCCCAGCTTGAAGTCGCCCTGCTTGTCGTTGGCCAGGTCGTCCTGACAGAGCTGCTGCGACGCCGTCATGGCGGGCGTCGCGACTGTCAGCACCAGTGCCGTGAGGGTTCGTTGAAAGAGCGTGCGCATCACTTCTTCCCCTGGTTCTTCGGCTGGGACTTCGCCTTCGCTTCCGCCTCGGCCTTTTCACGCACTTCCCGGGCCGCCACCTGTTGCTCCATCTGCTGCCGCAGCAGCATCCGGCGCGGCGGAGCCGCGGGCACCGTCACGGTGGCCAGGAAGCTAGTCAGCGCATCCAGGTCATCCGGAGGCAGCAGGCGTGTGTCGCAGTTGGTCTTCGGGTTGATCGCGTGGGGACTCCTCACCCACGTCCGTACCTGCGTCAGGTTCTGTCTGCGGAGCACCTGATCCATGTAGGGCCCGACGGGCTCACGGGAGCCAAGCAGGCTCTTGGGCTTCTCCGTCGGGGTCTGTGCCTGGTGGCACTGCGCGCAGGCCTTGTTGAAGGCCAGTTCGCCTCGCTCCTGGGCGCTGGCGAGCGCCGGGAGCAGGAGCAGCAGGGGAGTCAGGCGTTTCATGATGGGCTCGTGGGGGGCGGCGAAGTTACGGAAGCGTGGTGGTCGTCGAATCGTCGGGCGCCTTCTGGTCCGTCGGATTGTTGTAGGTCATGTCCGGGCCGCAGCCCTTGGTGATGCAGCCCGGCGTGAAGACGGAGGTGCCGTCGGCGTTGTTGACCAGCGCCTGGGTCATCACGCGCGTCGGACGGCCGTTCGCGCTGGTCACCTCGCCCACGGAGAGGATCCACACCTGACGGTTGGCGTCGACGCTGGAGTTTTCGTCGTCCACGTCGTCCCGGACGAAGACGCGGTAGCGCACGTTGCGCTGCTCCGGGTAGACGACGCCGGCGGGGATTTCCGTCGCGTCGAGGTCGGCGACGCGGAGGCTGTATTCGTTCCAGTTGCCCGCGCCTGCTCCGGGCAGCAGCTCGTACCAGGGCGGATTGGCGGTGGCCATGCCGGGGATGTCCGTGACTGGGACGGCCCCCCCCAACGCGTTGGGCAGGTTCAGGGTGGGCTGAGGGGAGTTGGCCGCCATCATCAGGCGCACCGCCTCGCGGCCTTC
Protein-coding sequences here:
- a CDS encoding c-type cytochrome, which produces MKRLTPLLLLLPALASAQERGELAFNKACAQCHQAQTPTEKPKSLLGSREPVGPYMDQVLRRQNLTQVRTWVRSPHAINPKTNCDTRLLPPDDLDALTSFLATVTVPAAPPRRMLLRQQMEQQVAAREVREKAEAEAKAKSQPKNQGKK
- a CDS encoding pilus assembly FimT family protein codes for the protein MKRTRGMTLLEMMTAVAVVGIMVSLAVVGMQGRIGGQRETSATRELWSSSMRARQLAISTNQPVRFVVENNILQPDGAQHTVARWERLRCGDDLSAPDNDWGVDRCPSAACVNKTCRTTPACCSETGPDIIIPPTMSATDMNGLCFLPGSGRPAFNKMDCLRGSLGQPAVVAAAAPADNSILFRFTSNRAKSVLMVEPLTGLSNVLDCDSLAATTTDASRKDTRLAQACTKP
- a CDS encoding type IV pilus modification PilV family protein; protein product: MKQRASRGVTLLEVMATMAVMLVGVAAAMTVVSQTTRSNRRTLTANQAQIIAEQTLEDILQTGCQGSVNCNVVQSRTFDVYQTAEGFQRTVPPADPKVVARRYTVVIDVDNSRIPGSIEGGMAGQPAITRNLVGGTPGTLVNVRVSVSWDEVGVRADRQMVVLQTRLAP
- a CDS encoding DUF4114 domain-containing protein codes for the protein MRTLFQRTLTALVLTVATPAMTASQQLCQDDLANDKQGDFKLGPDGLTVANNTIILRDDGRLQLNTNLKKLDSENITFPFDQTVTIDYVYESAGASHSLGYMYMDDVKARGYADANGNLVDKNNNGILDLHEAIYNMTPDDDTVLPVKYVGLSRRCSQTFTSGGKKYYEPELALRANCAKTYVAKPDVTDARPGRADSSFYNIAVDWVGATMPVKGNGDPSNLTDDDASDKGLFPHIPNLLEPAAPENNNLGLGRMVFLLVDDDSDKTVHRNLGPVADVMDTYDGIPDYNVSQYDFRGIKLPQPPPSDPEYTNYQQINTGDRRVNLGLVQGGKEIVFFAVVYYDARHNTDNDTVAPCLKRKPYTGDPAEDGKCLLHLQTSISVFFSKATWNLDQNFKAPADNKVAERNIGCSYSESCNSPTDASACLITGTTKKACGWLEQDTLNRLDTVAYKNLKMPKEGVTIMRPGTEPGNLKPEVDRMNYMPHVIVGAPTTDPFRWILGFEDLNGGGDRDFNDIVFMINKENGGGAKSTTVSSDVMSDVGDALGPNFTITKVRFRRQDDVAPYATPGPPPSNIRAGCTKAPCWTEEIPGACTAGSVKPTITYSIAVDCRVLDANGKYQKNESPGWVPVPLNNTPPYPDQEVEIDILALGLTGSQLCWKVDISSPSELCRPIIDDVDIGYQAVRSGAYARSSPSTLGNVAVWGVNETPGQNWGVNWNAEGSLPAAGIRGYDGAKDFTIRGRMYLQSLYDPEKPDETAPKQRWEAGRVMALSLAASNPLNRKLYTMNDAGVRKEVKDVAEVGGTLLPASYCNTYSEIDGRYLYDMNHDGVCTVTAAADPAPYSDRQFLIDWLYGYENPKASGTNKIRPWPMGGINLSTVAVAVPPYQDNWYQNAKAAERTDYLNNFMKPLETRSTRAFVGTMSGVLHSFDTGDFRNALKDGCRPNDQYRGYFVPENCPAPSTPAQRKYGTGNEAFAYMPNMMLSQYRNQYVRFRNSGTLVRPQMDASPSIANVDLGDRNDWADSIKYTWKPASTAEKQKGAKTVLVSATGKANPVVFSLDITDPTNSWYPLPLWEFSLADVDVTTAFSSAQTADPAVLMPDNTGSRHAPSIARISWGSAADKDRRWAAVVGTDYEPATKRAGAVFILDMKTGKPMQYGTAKNAGVITFEQGSGIAAETAMLDLDQDGSYDVMYVPTTAGSVWRVNLKDVSTSRKLGSQVKKCMVAHAASALKNNPNANQTELELQQLYSNMAVKLVTTDAGPAVRFFFGTSDSPDKYTDGYKEPNPNGPPTYQYHLLAFEDTDPSGTKGCAELKPLWVEKLAPGQKLWGGVALSSNSVYAATAVGQAADICNLDADANGKSYMANQLSGTMTSTELEGHAISAPVVHDEHLFVLTATGKMKVKGGKKWNNKAGANGMPTSQIMLWEPLPDGRLPQ
- a CDS encoding PilW family protein; amino-acid sequence: MKPSSMHERGFTLLEVMIASSLGVVVIATGLVVGTQMQKRALFEEQTMTAQVTGRAVKEMLTMDLSRAGMGMGNTHISFKDDDVRSAITVWRKPDLKTGAGTTLGADPTFEPPPAGFPVSDALQLYWGDTNGMVTLAECDGTSVRDTANTTRFCAKPQASTAMVTPTGPATAILVSGGNKLACPVSIIGINPGAAGTLSSITVNNGGANAPSPTCNNAAQWQKAAGTVENWLALRLGGAAYRVNWRGGIPTLEVRAPSDANWSVLSRDVEQLTVREGVVNLGSDQNVLNWYPGVNAGVTFPAISECDKAMYDLGNFCRTDVLSPTGAPLPAVSTYPDVKAEIIRRLRQRVRELEVTLVIRTRRTNRDADMSGQDEEGLAKDGYTRRRYTFIVTARNMTVGLSRPPADPAGGT